GccaagtgaaatgcattcagtTTCACGTAGTAATTTCTGTCTCTTATGTTGTTCAATAAGCTTATAGTTTTGCTCATGTTCCTACAACATGATTTTCTTGGTTCAGCTATTTAATTGCATCCATGGGGCTGCAAGTAATATGGAGCTTCTCACTTGCCTGCTTGGATATTCATGCCTTAAGATTGAAAAGAGATCTAAGGAATTACGTCTTTCTGAGCTTGCTTGTAATCGGTGATTGGGTAATCTTCTCctttctattttctattttatgcaTAGATGCTTATCAGAGGGTAATCTTTTAGCACTTGCACCAATTAGGTGAGAAGTGTTGCAGATATATTCCTTTTCTAGTCTATCAGTATAAGAACTTACATCGAAATATATCAACATTCCCCctcaaaggaaaagaaaaaattatgtgtGCGCGCTGTGGTGATACATGTAGCTGTTATAACCTAAAGATGACTTTATGTGCCGAGTCTAGTAAACGTTCCAAGTATAATGGGAATTAATTGATGAAAGCTCCTAAATTCAAAGACGGAATCATCTTTTCCAATTATAGGAACTCCTAAGAAAAGCAAGTAAAGCAGGATCAGTATTACATGAAATATACCATCATTAGGGAGGCTAGAGTAAAATTTTTGGATACTAAGTTTTAGCACTTGAACTGATACAAGTAATACAAACTAGCAAACCATTCTATATAGGTTATATATGAAATGTGATAATGTCTTGTCTCTATTcaatatgtttatttatatcTTTAGTATGTAGTAGTAGGTTATATAGGTAGtactattattttcttttgctttaACACGTCTTTtctcacttcttttttttttaaaaaaaaaaagccacCTTGTATCGCTCATGAAGATCCAAGGTTGTATCCATTCCAACAAGCTTGTTAGAGTCAAAAGAGCCAACTTCATTGATTTGTTATGAGATAGAGAGCAAACTTATGGTCTCGTACCTCACAAAGGTAGGGTGTAAGGTCTCGTACACCTCCACTCTCTGCAGATCCCACGTGTGTATACTggtatggtgttgttgtcactAATCTATGCCTTTAAAAGGTCTCATATCAGGGGAAGAGTTATGGTTTCTGGTAACTGCACTAATAATAGACCTTCTGAGAGTGACTAGTAAAATGATGTTGCTCACTCTAGTCTTTGGCTATATCAGCTTCTAGGAAAGAAGAATGATATCTTCTGCTGGAACAGTTTCTGTTTTTGCAATATTCAATCCTAGCAGTTCAGCATTTTTAGTTGTTTGAAGTCTGATACAGTAAAACTTGCAAGATATTGGAATGCTTTTCCGATTCGTGAATCTTTGAGATCCTACTGGAGATTATGTAATATTACATAAAATGAACATGGAGATGCATCATATCTAATCCAACTGCTCTATTACTGTGCTAAAGGATAGTGAATTCTGGCTAAACCAATATAATGCTACTTCACTTAATTATCATCCTATATTGTCCTGTATTCTATGCATCAGCGCAAGCTAATGTAACGCTGATCGTTGACTTCCTTAAAGTGAAGTAAAATCCTTTTGATCAGCCAATTTCCAAGAGGGAGAAGGTCTTATGGCAAACTTAGGCATACTACTAATTggttatctaaaaaaaaaaaaagaactcctCTTATGTTAAATAAGATTACTAATAGATTATCATTTTGCATGTAATTTCTGGACATATTTTACATTCATGTTGTAAATATTATCATGATGCAGGTGACAGCCATTTTATCACTTGCTGCTGCATGCTCATCAGCCGGCGTGGTAGTTTTGATTATTAAAGATACAAATATGTGCATATCCACCCCTAAGCTGTCCTGCCATATGTTTCAAATTTCAGTAGCTTTGGCTTTCCTCTCATGGTTCTTCCTTGCCATTTCTTCCTGTGTCATGTTTTGGCTCGCGGCCTCTTGATTAAAGGTCCCTTCTCTGTACGCTACCACGTATTCATATGGTTATGTGAATATTACTGATTTTGAGAACTTGTGTACAGGAAGTAGTAACTATGTTTTAACTTTAATGGCTTGTTTTGAGGTTCATCATATTTGGAAATGAGCATCCTTCTAATTgaaccattttctttttttggttgtgTAATACCATGGATTCATGAAGTAAGATGTCACTCAAGTTGAAAGCACACAATTTGTCTTTCATTGCTTTTGACATGATTTTTgacatcataattcataaaccaATTCACTTGCCTTGTAACTGAAACTTTGGCTAAAACTATTaactaaatgaaaaaataagaaaaccttCAAACCACACCATTATATACATGCACAAACTCTAAACATCAGAGACAGAAGATTGATAAATTACAACAGTCTAACAACATCTGAACCAGAAAAGAGTACCCTTAAAAGCTATAATAGTTGCTGCTCTAACATACCAGAGTGTCTTCGATACATCAGAAAATCCAGTAGCGAGGAGGATTTACACTGTATCCTAAGTTGACATGACACGATAGGTAGACGATATCTTTCTTTGCATGTTGCTGCATTGGTAGGATGACGATGACCACCATATTGTTGCAACTAAAGAATTTAACTCCATGctagtgtgtgtatatatatatatatatgcaagcAAACTACTATATGTACCATATGCACATATCAAATCTTGAATTGAGAACCAAAGGTACCTAACCTAGCAAAACTGGTGAATTTGCATCGATAAGATGAGTAGTAGTTCAAGTAGGTGATTCAGCTAGTAGAAGTGTGTGCCACCATCCACAAGCAACAGTTATCGGTACATGATCATCCATTGAGACTTGGGATGGAATATTTCGATCGATCACATCACCCAGTCCAAGCTGCACAAAGATGAATGAATTCATTTGTTCAATAGCTCGTAAACACTTGTATAATGCCAAACAATTGAACTTGACAAACTAGTGAAACACCTATGGCTACCTGACCATACTTGTTCCACCCCCAGCAGAATACTTTGCTATCACCTTCATAAAACAAACAGGAGAAAGGTTATGAGcttaacaaaaagaagaaacacTCTCTATAGAATGAACAACTGTTAAGACGTTAGTTGCTATACATCCAGAAGATAGCTAACTGAGCAGCTTATCTGAACGATACAGTAAATTTTGACCTACAGAAAGAGTGTGACTGCATCCATTTTCTTTCCAGTTACTCACCACACCACTAAAAACAATCATGTAAGCTTTATGCCTTGTTGACCATGTAGGTTTAAGAAAGACAGTTTCCTACACCTCAACAACCATGTGTTGGCTATAGGAGAAATCACTTCAGTGAGTGACGTTTAACTCCTCCCCTCGGATATCTCAACTATGTATTTATGATAGTTACATATCAAATCAAGAAAGTAAACCCCAAGTTATTGatcataataaagaaaacaagttTTGGGAAAAAGGGTATTATGCGCGTTCAGCCAATGAAATTGGGGACCTTGTAGCAGCTCAAGCTTGTCCAACTATAAGTTTTTACAAGTCTTTAGTTAATGTACATCAAGAATTTATGCTGCCATGGGTGGACCCCATCAAGTCTACTCTATTAATCAATGAAAGAGATCTCTcctaaaaattacataattacaaACAGAGAATCCACTACATAGATATAGCCATTTGCAAGAGGTTTGTGAAACCGCTCACCAACAGAAAAGATTACTTCCCCATTATCATATTCACTGGACTAATTAGCAGGCTGTTACATTTCCAACTATTCTTCAATATTGAAGTTTCTCAACTCTATACTGACACACTCATTTGTCACCTTAATTTTCATCTAATTAGCCCCATCAATTACCTGAAGCTTCTGATGAGTCTAAACATAGTATGTCTAGCAGGAGAAAAGTTTTTAAGATGCAGATACGAGTCATACCTGTGATTACAGCAGTATGGCGTGCTCCACAAGATACAACTTTCACATGCATGTTTTCCAAACTTGGAGCATCCAGGAGCCGAGGTAGTGTCTGATATAggtaaaaagtaaaatttattatcCTAGATTGTATAAGATCTGCAGGAGTTTTGGTATAGTGAAATAACATAGAAAAGCTACTGAAGGGGTAATGTCCTACTGTGCACTTATGTGAAATTTATTGTGACAAACCTAACCCGCGGAAAATCAACTTTGCCAGTATTTCCAAGTAAGCAAATCACACTTCTCCGTATGATATGTTACCCAGATTTTAGAAGCCTCTCATATTAACAGTACTAACGAGCTACAGGGTTGGATAGGAGGGAAAGAACAGAAGTTCAAAATTGTACCTCAGCCTGCTCGGCCCCAGTGCCTAACTGCCCAAATTGATTCCCTCCAAATGCATATACATCACCATCAGCAGAAATACATACAGTGTGCCAGAGCCCTGCAGCTACACTTTCTATCCTGATGCCAAGTAATGAAGATACACACGTGGGACTTAGCTCATCATCTGTACTCCCTTGACCACACTGGAAAATGCAGCATCAATGCTTAATATACTATTTAATAAACGGAAATAAGAGAATCCTATAACATATCAAAAGGGAacatatgattatatatagttttaggGAGGTCCTACAATTACCATTAGTTTACTATGCCTTCCCAAGTTCATAGCACCTTTAGGAAAATTCTCAATTCAAATTCAACTTCAGGCATTGGCATAAGGAGCTCACAGAGTTGATAttccttcttctttctcttgttaggtaatatatatatacacacacattcTTTCTTATGGAAGAAGTGGAAATACGTAAGTATTGTTGTGGTCAAGTTTCAAGTTTCTACTGTTCAAAAAGATCATCGCGCTACGACATAGTGGATGCAAATTTTTTCAAGTTCAGCCCAATTGGGTGtagaagaaaataatatcacaaggCATATGTTACTTTACTTTATTACACATACGAGATGGATATACACAACACATATGATGGATGTAGGCACATGCGCGCGCACGCGAAGAAAAAAGATGTGGTTATTGTTTCATCAAGAATATAGCTTATTTTAAATAACTCCAGTGCTTAAATCCACTATGAAATAAACTGATCCCAAGAAACTCACCTGTCCATACAATCCCCAACCAAAAGTTAACAAGGCTCCAGCATCTACCTTGAAATTCAGCAGCAATAAATTATAAGTAGAAATTATTGTAGAAATAAATTATAGGACTGCAAGAGGGACGCTGTATATTACAATGTACCAATAGAGAACACATTGAAAGAGTAAAAACATCAgtcatatgaaaaataaacatGTATATTCAACACGAAGTAGGCAACTGATAAGTGATGATTAATATTCGTTGTAATAAGCAAGTGCTGAAATATTAGTATAACCAACTGACTGAATATCCTAATAATCTACCCAAGAACTAGAAAACAAACCTGTAATTACTGCACTGTGTCGGCCCCCACAGGCAATTCTCTTGATGTAATTCCCAGGAACTCTGAGGCCTTGTCCCTCTGACCCCGGACATCCGTGAGAAAGGCCAATAGCTCTCTCTTTCCGCAAAGAAGAAGAATCAATGCATGGCACAGGATGTGGGGAGGACACCATTCGAATCCTGGAGCCTAGGCCAAGCTGTCCTTCCCCTCCATATCCCCAACCCCACACTTGTCCTAtatctaaaaaaagaaaaatgttattCCTCTTTGGAAAATCTTTGGCAATGTAACTGTATAATTCATAAAGGGCACTGTACACAAATGATATTCCAGGAACGCAAAGACAATTGTATGATGCGTTGAAGGAAGTTTATCCAAGACATACACAAATTTACCTGATAATGCTAGTGTATGCCGCCCACCAGCTGCTACACTAACAATCCGCACCCCTGGATTCAGTGTGACCAAACATGGCAATGCTGAGAGACCTTCATCACCTGAGGATGAGCTCTCAGCTGGTTGCTTCACTGATGATACCCGTCTACGTTTTGCACCATCCTCTCCCCCTCTAGTCTCTATACCAGGTGCTGCTCCAACCTTGGATCTCGATCCCTGGGGGTGAGGGCTTACTGTGATAAAGTTAATCTTCAAAATATTACTATGTAAAATGTAAATAGCAGATTGTGCTTCTTTCTGACAGTGAAGCCAATCCAAAATACCTTGCTGTGCTGGGAATGAACTCTGCCCGTCGCTTACCTCCTTGTCTACGACTTGCTCCCCAAGAAACTTTCCAGAAGGAATGCATTCCTTCCACCCCCATGTATAAACTTCTCCAGTTTCTGCATTTAAGGTTCCATAAACACGTTGGAATGAGGATtatgaaaacaaataaaaatagaacatATAAACCATGGtaacaaatatacaaatattacaCACCAGAGCTCactaatcaaaaaaaaaatggacattgagcctaactcaaccccaaagtTAGTTCAAAGGGTGACGATTGCCAAGAACATATAAGAAGACAAACAACTCACTCCTCAACCAAATGTGGGACACTTAACACCCTGCAACCCCTGCCAAACAGAGTATAGATAACATATCATAACTTAATGGCCGAACATCGCGACACAAGAAACAGGCTTTGACACTAATATCATGATAAGAAATGCACTTTAGGCCTAACTTAATCCTAAAATCTACCTCAAGCGGTGACAAACAACCCATCCCTCAAGCAATACGGGACACATAAGATAGTCAATCCTGTATCTTTTCAGCAGAATAACAAGTACCCAAATCTAGTGAAGGAGGAGATCATAATGGAAGCTGAAGTAGATGTACTTCCACATCTAAAAATCCAAGTCACAAAATACACAAGCTTCAAGTTTCTCAAAGATTAATGGCACCACTAACATTAACATTGCTTAGGGTACCTGTAACAGCAACACAATGTGCCCAACCCGCTGCGGCTTTTACTATAGAAATTTCATCAGGAAGGGGAAAAGGCTCCGGAATTTCCTTCAAAAGTAAGAAATTGCAGGTAGTTTTGATTTGTCACGTATAAGTAGTCATTAAGCGGAGTAAGCAAAGTTAGTGAATTACCCCATGTCTCCCTGATGTCACATAGCATTGTCCTAGATCATCAGTTGAACCCCATGTAATGATCTTTCCAGAATCTGATAAAGAGTAGTAAAAAACAGCATAGTAGGTGCAATTTAGGTAAGTCAAGTAGCACAGATTTAATAACAAGATGGGAAACCGTAAAGATGATTATTTGAAATCCAATGTAGGACTTAGTACTATGAAGTGATATCCAGTACAACCTTAGTTGAAACAATCAGTTACTCCCCATCCCAATTCCTTCATAAGAGcgaatttgactaatttttgaAGCTAAAATTGGATTAGattaactcaatattttttactattgaaattttgacattcaaaaactatacaaaaGATGTTGGTCAAATACATTCTGAAATGCTACTCTAAGTACACACAGTTTGAATTTCGAGAAGtgaaaagtgtcacataaattagagAGCACATGAAATGCTACAAAACAATCCAAACTTCATTTCAAATAATATCCATGACTAAGCTTGTAAGCTGGTATGATCAGTTTATAAGCATTTTTTGGCTTTTCCacattacaaaaacaaaaaagtttcGCACAGTGACTATTTGACTaatcaaacatgagaaaattgaaactcttctacttctctaaaACATCAAAGCACAAGCATCCATAAAATTAATCGAGGTGTGCGTAAGCTAACCCAAACCCAAACAAACACATGCTCAATCGAAAACagaaaattaaactaaaaacggaaggaatatatatatatatatcacctGAAATAGCCATAGCAAATCCACAACCACCACCGCATACATCCTTCCATGAGTAATTTCCTGCATTACCAATACCTTGCTGTGGAACTCCTACAATAATCGGAGACAACAACGGCGACCTCTGCGGCATAGCTCCCGGTAAATACCCCCACATATACACTAATTTCTCCTTCTCTATTACCTCCATTTTCATACTTCCTTCACCTAATTCACTTCCATTCATTCCCACAACTTCGCaaaaaatcacaataaaaatgatgaaaaattcaCTAATAATCTCACTGCTCTCTGTGTTTTGTTGGCGAAAATATTTGAAAGGTGCCCTAAACGTTTTtattagagagaaaaaaaaaagaaggagaaTCAATTTCGAGCCAATGAGGATGACACGTCGGATGCTGATGTGGCGTTAAAGTACACGTGGCATGATATTGGccgttaaaatgatttttttcccGTCATTTTAATTACAACCACGAGTTGGCTCGAAGTTTCTGGAATTTACGGCCTTACAAAAACTATACCTTCCATAGACCATTTGAGTGCTTCATGGCGTGTTTCACCAATTGTTTGACACGTGTCCATTCTTTATTCGTCGACAATCATTGTATTTTTGCCACGTGTCGAATTACTGAGGTAGGTTCTGTTTTCGAAGTCGTATTTCGTTTTAGGAGTTAATTGCTTAGGTGCACGATTGCGTTCAGATATATGTATCTCAATGATTAAAGTTATATGTATGTGTAGTTTGTTCTAGATAACATTGTATCCTAATGGGTCTACGTATACTTAGGTATATAACAAATCTCGTTCGTCACTCTTTTATGTATGTGATGCCAcatatacatgtgaatcacacaaattacatataatatTACAGATAGtggttgaatttttttgttgctAGTTAGATCGAACACTACTGAAAACACTAGGTTATAAGAGTTTATTGTGTTAAGCTCTAACGGTGtctaaaatatgttatttaattattttgaatatcattttatttgtttgtacaGAAAAAGAGGTTTGACGAAGGGTTTCCAATTAGACACCTGACAACCATGTGGCTACATCACTAATTGCagatacaatatatatatagcgTGATTTAcatgtatttgaaatttattattctcacttGCTTCCCCTTTTGTCTCGCTCGCTCGCCTCTAtacctattttaatatatttaataacaaaaatgtATGCATCTAAATATACATCTTCAATATACTTCCAactaattcaatttaattatttgttaatgtaatttatatttattttatgataagaGTCAAAGTCAAGCACCGCCCCTACCGCCAAATTTCTTTATTTGTCATGGAAATTAAGGCCACGTCTAAAGCAGAATGGTTGGTGAGAAAAAAAAGGGACTGTggattttagattttaaaaatagattatcttatttaattctaaaattaattattatatataaggTTATTATAATAatcgtatataaaaaaaaaacagttcgATATACTCTTATGTATTTGCGTATTGAAACGTAagtaacattatttttaatgaatcgAACAAAGTTAACTCGCCCTTTAATTTATGTGTCAAGCTTTTATGATCAATCGACAAAGTGAAGAATAAGTGAGAATATTATTGATTCTCGTGACGAAGCGGGTGAGTGGGAAAAAGAATGGCAATGAGCAGTGAGTTGATGTTGACAATGGCTGGGTCAGTGGGCCTATATTCACCTACTGGCCCAAATAGATGAATGAAGGCTTAATAGGCCCAATGATTTGAAGACTATAAATAGACAAAACAAAGCCCACATTGTTAGCAAGTGGTGTTGAGGGTACGGATCCGTAATGCCACATGATCattaacataacataacatttttaGCCTCAAAAAACATTGTGTGGTTGTTTTAAAGCTAAGACATTTTTGTAAGCAAATAATATCAtccgttttaatttgtttatcttGTTTTAATTtagcacaattttttttataaaaaaattaagttttcttaAACGAAAGATAAATTGGATGTACCAAAACATCATTTAATCTTGTTATTTTTAACATATCATGTGGAATGTTAGAAATAACAAAGtatgaataaaaagaagaagacacTCTTCAGTCTTCAtcataagtttttaaaattctaaattttttattgctCTCGAATACTTTTCTTGGTTGTCTGATACATTACCTAATGAGAGGAAATGTATTCGAGAGGAATTTCTTTAAGGAAAAATGGTAtgaaaaatacttcaactttggcCGAAATTGTTATAACAATACTAAATTTTATGGAGGACCTTTTGTCCCCGAACTATTTATTAGTGTATTTTTTACCACCAAActatttaatattgtattttaaaggtatacaTGTGCCCACGTGGacatattactatatataattgtgcaatattttttatgtccaCGTGAACACATACCTTTAAATTACACGATTAAATAGTGCATGGGTAAAAggttattttctaaatttgataTCGTAACATTAATTTCGATCGTAGTTCACATCTGTTTCAGacctttttccctttctttaaatgatagaaaattttagaaattatgatatctttaagttatatattttatgtaatttttcttcttccattAATCATTTGGTGGGATGAATGCATTATTTGTGTGGTACTATAAGAAGTCCAATGATTGGGCTtgttgggccatatgagatAATAATTGGGCCATAGAATCGGGTGGTTTAAGATCTGAAATAGTTGGATCCATGTGACAAATGGATTGTCAGTACGGAGTCCAATTTTGTGAGGACGACCCGTTTTTATGGCCCACcaatattttttgaagttatgaTTGTATATAATGGAATCGAGTACTATAgatcaataattttaaatatgtcattATTTCGATTATAAGAGATCATTTTCTCCATCTCGTGAAACCACTAGAAGTTCATAATATTCCgcttttgtttgaaaaaaaataaaaataatcaaagagtgtttcaatttttttccaaaccCTAGTATTTCTATTGCCTTGGAAGATATGATAAACTACAATTTGACAACACCATATACAGCGTAATCTTATAGGTCCGTGTTTGGAGAGAGTGAAGAATACATAGTTTCAATCTATCTTGTGAACAAAacaatactatttttattctaataCACCTTATTCATTCAGTACAACAAACCAAAATGACGATAAAAAATAGTATCAGCATAACTAATCGGGGAGAACTTTTTacatattcattcatatattgCATCTCAAATAAAGCTGAAAGTAGTGAAAAGCACAACTAGTAAACTTCACTTCCCTACCTATCCTCCTACCTTATGCTGTCTGATATAACATATGAGGCTAACACCACAAGTTATCATTCAGATCACTAAAACTGTTCTCAAATCcaataacaataagaaaaacTATTCATTAGTTGAGTTCTCCATTAACATATTCTCAACCTAACTCTCATTACACTTCAAAGGCTATACTATTACACAAAGGTTACATCCTCCTCCTCACCCGCCTAGCGGTAAGGTTAACAGAATCTGCTGCCGCGCCATCTGCAGCCAGATCCAGTCCAAAGATGCTGCTGCTGCTATTCCTTTTCTTGCTAGACGTCAGACTTGGCTTCTCATCGACGGATGCTACTGTTTCCAGCAGCTCTGACAACAATAAGGGGCAACTCTCTTCCAAGTGCTTGAATCCATCTTTCTGCATGACCACTGTtcagtaaaaaaaagaaaaagaaatcaaacAATTCAGCAACTGCAAGAAAATAGCCTGGAGAATTACACAATATCTTGTCCTAGCTATTATGTAGCATATgctttaaaatataatgaatgaCTGAATGTTGCATGAAATCAAGAATCTGAAATAAAACAGCACATACTCCGGTTCTAGTGTTGGAAGGCTTCCCAGTTTCTCAAAATTCACCCCAATGATTTTATAAGATCATAAACATAATGGATTGATACAAAAGAACATTCATAAAGCACTTCAACTACTCAAATTCCAATGAAGCCAGCCCTTCTCCACAGTAAAAAACAAACTTAGAGGGTGTTCGGATCGACTTAAAAGTTGTCATCAAAcctacttctaagttttggaagtgtttggcaaatataaaacataacttacaataagtaaaaaaatgacttaaaattcATTCGGAAGTGTTTGGCAAGGTAAcaaattgacttaaaataagcCAAAAACCAAAAGTAGGTCTCCCCTACcaaccttcttttttttttttggcttaaaagtcatttaagtttgattttttatttttgatttaagGAAGTCTACTTTTTTAAGCCAATCCAAACGGACTCTTAGTATGACAAGAAAAGTTACTTATCAGTTATTATTATTGAGTTTCCATTTATCCAACATAACAATCACATTAACAGTGTGTCTATATGATAAAGTGGCAGCAGATTATTGCTACTCTGTGCTATTTGCAAGTTTGCCTAAAACAACTGACTTTTGTCTAGTACTACACATTGAATTATCAATCATGATTCCTTTTGTCAATTGGAAGTGCAAATTACCTTTGCAAAATGTGCACCAAAGACTCAATGGGCGTAACATAAGCAATGACTCCTATCAGCTGTCAAATATTGGATGTTGTTCACAATTTTTGGTTAATGTATTTTGTTTCCAAGGGATATTAAGTTTTCCCCAAGGGATACTACTTGAAGAAGCCAAAACCACTAAAATAT
This DNA window, taken from Solanum lycopersicum chromosome 5, SLM_r2.1, encodes the following:
- the LOC101249920 gene encoding CASP-like protein 5B1 — translated: MKELFGGPGRVSGLVLRMGQCLFAAASMVVMASSHGFATCTAFCYLIASMGLQVIWSFSLACLDIHALRLKRDLRNYVFLSLLVIGDWVTAILSLAAACSSAGVVVLIIKDTNMCISTPKLSCHMFQISVALAFLSWFFLAISSCVMFWLAAS
- the LOC101249643 gene encoding ultraviolet-B receptor UVR8 isoform X2 produces the protein MNGSELGEGSMKMEVIEKEKLVYMWGYLPGAMPQRSPLLSPIIVGVPQQGIGNAGNYSWKDVCGGGCGFAMAISDSGKIITWGSTDDLGQCYVTSGRHGEIPEPFPLPDEISIVKAAAGWAHCVAVTETGEVYTWGWKECIPSGKFLGEQVVDKEGSRSKVGAAPGIETRGGEDGAKRRRVSSVKQPAESSSSGDEGLSALPCLVTLNPGVRIVSVAAGGRHTLALSDIGQVWGWGYGGEGQLGLGSRIRMVSSPHPVPCIDSSSLRKERAIGLSHGCPGSEGQGLRVPGNYIKRIACGGRHSAVITDAGALLTFGWGLYGQCGQGSTDDELSPTCVSSLLGIRIESVAAGLWHTVCISADGDVYAFGGNQFGQLGTGAEQAETLPRLLDAPSLENMHVKVVSCGARHTAVITGDSKVFCWGWNKYGQLGLGDVIDRNIPSQVSMDDHVPITVACGWWHTLLLAESPT
- the LOC101249643 gene encoding ultraviolet-B receptor UVR8 isoform X1, translated to MNGSELGEGSMKMEVIEKEKLVYMWGYLPGAMPQRSPLLSPIIVGVPQQGIGNAGNYSWKDVCGGGCGFAMAISDSGKIITWGSTDDLGQCYVTSGRHGEIPEPFPLPDEISIVKAAAGWAHCVAVTETGEVYTWGWKECIPSGKFLGEQVVDKEVSDGQSSFPAQQVSPHPQGSRSKVGAAPGIETRGGEDGAKRRRVSSVKQPAESSSSGDEGLSALPCLVTLNPGVRIVSVAAGGRHTLALSDIGQVWGWGYGGEGQLGLGSRIRMVSSPHPVPCIDSSSLRKERAIGLSHGCPGSEGQGLRVPGNYIKRIACGGRHSAVITDAGALLTFGWGLYGQCGQGSTDDELSPTCVSSLLGIRIESVAAGLWHTVCISADGDVYAFGGNQFGQLGTGAEQAETLPRLLDAPSLENMHVKVVSCGARHTAVITGDSKVFCWGWNKYGQLGLGDVIDRNIPSQVSMDDHVPITVACGWWHTLLLAESPT